One Chryseobacterium indoltheticum DNA segment encodes these proteins:
- a CDS encoding ABC transporter permease yields MKNIAFYIASRYLLSKKGSTAVTFITWLAAVAMSVAVAAMFVIISVFSGLEDFNKTLISNLHADLTIKSTSGKTIKNLQKINSVLKNNKDISSFSRVIEEKTYINYNGKGDVAYLRGVDSAYTKVNPIDKNIFYGSYPSFEYSNEVIMERSLQNRLGIPVDSNTDFSTLFMPKPGTGIINKEEDIYNKKEIIISGVFPGNEQLNNYIIAPVELAEELLNLPKNSAYQIVIKLKNPENIDSVKQNLLKALGKDVEIKTKQEENAAFWKMINTEKLFIYLIFALVIFITTFNLAGAIIILQLDKKQQAKSLISLGFPLSHLRMTYFYTGILIVILGVISGLILGTALCYFQIYTELFKAVEDLPFPVKIVGENYLIVAAIASIFGITISWFFSKISKDYITKN; encoded by the coding sequence TTGAAAAACATTGCATTTTACATTGCATCACGCTACCTTTTATCTAAAAAAGGAAGCACTGCCGTAACGTTTATTACCTGGCTTGCCGCTGTGGCGATGAGTGTTGCTGTAGCTGCAATGTTTGTCATTATTTCTGTTTTTTCGGGCCTTGAAGATTTCAACAAAACTTTAATTTCCAATCTTCATGCTGACTTAACGATAAAAAGCACATCCGGAAAAACCATTAAAAATCTACAGAAAATAAATTCCGTTTTAAAGAACAACAAAGATATTTCGAGCTTTTCGAGGGTAATAGAAGAAAAAACATACATCAATTACAACGGAAAAGGCGATGTTGCCTATCTTCGCGGGGTAGATTCAGCTTATACAAAGGTAAACCCGATTGATAAAAATATTTTTTACGGAAGCTATCCTTCATTTGAATACAGCAATGAAGTAATCATGGAGCGTTCGCTTCAGAACAGATTAGGAATTCCTGTAGACTCAAACACCGATTTCTCAACGCTTTTCATGCCTAAACCCGGAACAGGAATTATCAATAAGGAAGAAGACATTTATAATAAAAAAGAAATTATCATTAGTGGTGTTTTCCCCGGGAACGAGCAGCTCAACAATTACATTATTGCGCCGGTAGAACTGGCTGAAGAATTATTAAATCTTCCAAAAAATTCAGCATATCAAATTGTTATTAAGCTTAAAAATCCTGAAAATATAGATTCTGTAAAACAAAACCTGCTTAAAGCTTTAGGAAAAGACGTCGAAATTAAAACCAAACAGGAAGAAAATGCAGCTTTCTGGAAAATGATTAATACCGAAAAACTGTTTATTTACCTAATTTTCGCTTTGGTTATCTTCATTACAACATTTAATTTAGCAGGCGCAATTATTATTTTACAACTTGATAAAAAGCAACAGGCAAAATCTCTTATTTCTTTAGGTTTTCCTTTATCTCATCTTAGGATGACCTATTTCTACACCGGGATTTTAATTGTTATTTTAGGCGTAATATCAGGTCTTATTTTAGGCACAGCTTTATGCTATTTCCAGATCTACACCGAATTATTTAAAGCAGTAGAAGATTTACCTTTTCCTGTAAAAATTGTAGGTGAAAATTATTTAATCGTTGCAGCTATTGCCTCAATCTTTGGCATCACTATTTCTTGGTTCTTTTCTAAAATCAGCAAAGACTATATTACTAAAAATTAA
- the mce gene encoding methylmalonyl-CoA epimerase, whose amino-acid sequence MKLEHIGIAVKSLGISDDLFKKLLGKESYKKETVEREGVVTSFYETGESKIELLEASNPESPISKFIDKKGEGIHHLAFGVENIQNEVERLKKEGFQFISEEPKEGADNKLVVFLHPKSTNGVLVELCQEKP is encoded by the coding sequence ATGAAATTAGAGCATATCGGTATTGCAGTGAAATCTTTAGGGATCTCTGATGATCTTTTTAAAAAACTTTTAGGAAAAGAATCTTACAAGAAAGAGACCGTAGAAAGAGAAGGCGTAGTGACTTCATTTTACGAAACAGGTGAAAGTAAAATTGAACTTTTGGAAGCCAGTAATCCTGAAAGTCCGATCTCTAAATTCATTGATAAAAAAGGAGAAGGTATTCATCATTTGGCATTTGGCGTAGAAAATATACAGAATGAAGTAGAAAGATTAAAAAAAGAAGGATTTCAGTTTATCTCTGAAGAGCCTAAAGAAGGTGCTGATAATAAATTAGTTGTGTTCCTGCACCCGAAATCAACCAATGGAGTCTTGGTAGAACTTTGTCAAGAAAAGCCATAA
- the rbfA gene encoding 30S ribosome-binding factor RbfA — protein sequence MESNRQRKVAQIIQEDFAELFRKQASESKQNFLVSVSDVKVTPDLGIAKIYLSIFPQEFRSTIMKEIEENKAQYRNFIGQKMAKQVRIIPQLSFYLDTTLDDVEKIERELRGEGDNPVL from the coding sequence ATGGAAAGCAACAGACAAAGAAAAGTAGCACAGATTATACAGGAAGATTTCGCAGAACTTTTCCGTAAACAGGCATCAGAAAGCAAACAGAATTTTCTGGTTTCCGTTTCCGACGTTAAAGTAACACCCGACTTGGGAATTGCAAAAATCTATTTAAGTATTTTCCCGCAGGAATTTCGTTCTACAATTATGAAAGAAATAGAAGAAAACAAGGCACAATACAGAAACTTTATCGGTCAGAAAATGGCAAAACAGGTTCGTATTATTCCACAGTTGAGCTTCTATCTTGATACGACACTTGATGATGTAGAGAAAATCGAAAGAGAGCTTCGAGGCGAAGGCGATAACCCTGTTTTATAA